From Xyrauchen texanus isolate HMW12.3.18 chromosome 36, RBS_HiC_50CHRs, whole genome shotgun sequence, one genomic window encodes:
- the pipox gene encoding peroxisomal sarcosine oxidase, which yields MSEVYDCIVIGAGIQGSCSAYHLAKNKQKTVLLEQFVLPHSRGSSHGQTRIIRKAYEEDFYANMMQESYELWAQLEKEAGVKLYRPTGLLVMGPENGEVFSKLKATMQRNNIPSVFLEKHEFSQHIPNLNLTDGNGALIDNVAGVLFADRALRAVQGVYLSNGGVIKDGEKVIDIQPGDIVTVTTESGVYRGKSLVITAGPWANKLLTNTGLELPLKVVKINVCYWKEKVPGTYSVGHRFPCFIQLEPKEGEYDIYGLPSNEYPGLMKVCYHMGSETEPDERDKQTDRGDIDILKRYVSRCLPGLIPVPAIVESCMYTVTPDHHFVLDCHPTHRNIVIGAGFSGHGFKFGPIVGKVLSQLAMGEVPSQDLSPFRIQRFKSHSRSHL from the exons ATGTCTGAAGTGTACGACTGCATCGTCATCGGCGCAGGGATCCAGGGTTCCTGTTCTGCCTATCACCTGgctaaaaacaagcaaaaaactgTTCTGCTGGAGCAG tttgttCTGCCCCACTCTAGAGGGAGTTCTCATGGCCAGACCAGAATTATACGGAAAGCCTATGAGGAAGACTTCTATGCAAACATGATGCAGGAAAGCTATGAGCTCTGGGCCCAGCTTGAGAAAGAAGCAGGTGTTAAGTTATACAG GCCCACAGGACTTCTGGTCATGGGTCCAGAGAATGGAGAGGTTTTCTCAAAACTGAAGGCCACAATGCAAAGGAACAACATTCCCTCTGTGTTTCTGGAGAAGCATGAGTTCAGCCAGCACATTCCTAATTTGAATCTGACTGATGGGAATGGGGCACTGATAGACAATGTGGCTGGAGTGCTGTTTGCAGACAGAGCCCTCAGAGCTGTACAG GGGGTTTATCTTTCAAACGGCGGTGTGATAAAGGATGGAGAGAAAGTGATTGACATTCAGCCTGGTGACATCGTTACTGTAACAACAGAGTCAGGAGTTTATAGAGGGAAGAGCCTGGTGATTACAGCGGGTCCCTGGGCCAACAAACTACTCACAAATACAGGACTAGAGCTCCCACTGAAG GTTGTGAAGATTAACGTATGCTACTGGAAGGAAAAGGTCCCAGGCACCTACAGTGTCGGCCATCGTTTCCCCTGTTTTATCCAACTGGAGCCAAAAGAGGGGGAGTATGATATTTACGGCCTTCCATCCAATGAGTATCCAGGACTAATGAAG GTGTGTTACCACATGGGCAGTGAGACCGAACCGGATGAGAGAGATAAACAGACGGACAGAGGGGACATCGATATACTCAAGCGTTACGTCTCCCGCTGTCTCCCTGGGCTGATCCCAGTGCCTGCTATAGTGGAGAGTTGCATGTACACA GTCACACCAGACCATCACTTTGTCCTTGATTGCCACCCAACCCACAGAAACATCGTCATCGGTGCTGGATTCTCAG GTCATGGTTTCAAGTTCGGCCCTATTGTGGGGAAGGTGCTTTCTCAATTGGCCATGGGGGAGGTTCCATCACAAGATCTGTCACCTTTCCGCATCCAACGTTTCAAATCCCATTCCAGATCTCATCTTTAA